DNA sequence from the Treponema sp. OMZ 838 genome:
AGAACTGCGATTAAATGCCCCCGCCGCCGACACCGCTGAAATCCTAAAAGACTATCGCTTGGACACCGTTGCGGAGACACATCCGCAAATCCTCTCCGGTGGACAAAAACAACGGCTGGCAATCGCCGCCGCCTCATTATTAAAAAGGGATGTGTACATTTTCGACGAACCGACGAGCGGCTTAGACGGAAAGAATATGCGTCTTATAGCCGATAAAATGCGGGAACTGCAAGCGCAAGATAAAATCGTTATTGTTATTTCTCACGACTATGAATTTTTAATGGAGATTTGCAGTATTGTGTTACACTTAAACGGAAATTCATTTACGGAATACACTGCTGCAAGCGATAAAGAAAAGATATTGAAGATTTTGCAGCAGGAATAAACCTTGCCTCGATACTCTGCATCGAAGGTATTGATTACCCGAACGCATGAGCGCGTAAAACGGCATTCATTTTTGTCTGATATCCTTTGCCCTGCGCTTTGTACCATTCTAAAACATCGGTATCAACTCTTATATGAATTTCCGTCTTTCTAGGTTTGCACCATTCAGGATGAAGTTTCGCATACAGTTCAGGTTTTACCTCTTTGAGCGGGCGGAATTGAGCAAGTTCCTCTTTGGTTTGTTTTGGACATTCAGGGTCGTATTCTGTCTGCTTTGATGGTACTTTAGCAACAGCTTGGCGGATATTC
Encoded proteins:
- a CDS encoding BrnA antitoxin family protein yields the protein MSTIVTMTLEEVMNAPLTQEEILNIRQAVAKVPSKQTEYDPECPKQTKEELAQFRPLKEVKPELYAKLHPEWCKPRKTEIHIRVDTDVLEWYKAQGKGYQTKMNAVLRAHAFG